One region of Bubalus kerabau isolate K-KA32 ecotype Philippines breed swamp buffalo chromosome 6, PCC_UOA_SB_1v2, whole genome shotgun sequence genomic DNA includes:
- the PBXIP1 gene encoding pre-B-cell leukemia transcription factor-interacting protein 1 isoform X2: MASCPDSDNSWVLAGSESLPVETLGPESGRDPESERAPRAPRSPSRAAAEESAGTLDGGETVSQSESSQSGPILSEEAEAKGVLEGEDPGVEPPGPGDIEAQRDLEETPEVVGLKPDSQDLEDQSTSRSLPSSPKTAWIREEAHHSSSEEDTDVDVEGLRRRRGREPGTPQPVATLGVEDQVQGEGAGGQLGISLNMCLLGSLVLLGLGILLFGGLSESESGPLEEVDLQVLPDVESDTEMLEAVGDGQDGLQQLQTSELLDSVPSLQNMALLLDKLAKENQDIRLLQAQLQAQKEELQSLMRQPKGLEEENARLRGALQQGEASQRALESELQQLRAQLQGLEADCVQGADGLCFQWGRGPQAGQGTKEQGPMGQEPSPGFLEQKKQLEAEAQALRQELERQRRLLGSVQQDLERSLKEAGRGDPARAGLAELGHRLAQKLRGLEDWGQHPGVPANVSEAWHQKPHFQNSREPSGKEKWWDRQGDWKTEHWKHKKEASGREKSWRGEEDRELAGRRKEGKPRVEEWASKKDGKQQRSKEPPRKSGRPHPSGERQKHPRWKEGVKDRHDPLPLWAELSRHKYQAPQGCSGVHECARQEGLAFFGIELAPVRQQELASLLRTYLARLPWAGPLTEELPLSPAYFGEDGIFRHDRLRFRDFVDALEDQLEEVAVRQTGDDDVVDDFEDFIFSHFFGDKALKKRSGKKDKHLQNRVVGPREEHSPHRRG, encoded by the exons ATGGCCTCCTGCCCAGACTCGGACAATAGCTGGGTGCTTGCCGGCTCAGAG AGTCTGCCTGTGGAGACCTTGGGCCCTGAATCTGGGAGGGACCCAGAATCCGAGAGAGCTCCCCGGGCCCCTCGGAGCCCCTCCAGGGCAGCTGCTGAGGAATCGGCTGGGACCTTGGATGGAGGAG AGACGGTGTCCCAGAGTGAGAGCTCCCAATCTGGGCCCATCCTGTCAGAGGAGGCTGAGGCCAAG GGTGTCCTGGAAGGTGAGGACCCTGGAGTGGAGCCCCCGGGCCCAGGAGACATAGAGGCCCAGAGAGACTTGGAAGAGACCCCTGAGGTGGTAGGCCTGAAACCGGACTCACAGGACCTGGAGGATCAGAGCACCTCTCGCAGCCTGCCTTCATCCCCCAAAACAG cttGGATCAGGGAGGAGGCCCACCACTCCAGCAGCGAGGAAGACACCGATGTGGATGTGGAGGGTCTGCGGAGACGGCGGGGCCGAGAGCCCGGCACTCCTCAGCCCGTGGCCACCCTGGGTGTGGAGGACCAGGTCCAGGGCGAGGGTGCAGGCGGGCAGCTGGGCATCTCCCTcaacatgtgtctcctcggatcCCTGGTCCTGCTGGGCCTGGGGATCCTCCTCTTTG GTGGTCTCTCAGAGTCTGAAAGTG GGCCCCTGGAGGAAGTGGACCTGCAGGTCTTGCCAGATGTGGAGTCTGATACTGAGATGCTGGAGGCTGTGGGGGATGGGCAG gatggactgcagCAGCTACAGACCTCAGAGCTCCTGGACAGCGTCCCCAGCCTGCAGAACATGGCCCTTCTGCTGGATAAGCTGGCCAAGGAGAACCAGGACATCCGACTACTGCAGGCCCAGCTGCAG GCCCAGAAGGAAGAGCTTCAGAGCCTGATGCGTCAGCCCAAAGGGCTAGAAGAGGAGAATGCCCGGCTCCGAGGGGCCCTCCAGCAGGGTGAGGCCTCCCAGCGGGCCCTGGAGTCGGAGCTGCAGCAGCTGCGGGCCCAGCTTCAGGGACTGGAGGCTGACTGCGTCCAGGGTGCAGATGGGCTGTGTTTCCAGTGGGGCAGAGGCCCACAAGCTGGCCAGGGCACCAAGGAGCAAGGCCCCATGGGGCAGGAGCCAAGCCCTGGTTTCCTGGAGCAAAAGAAACAACTAGAGGCTGAGGCCCAGGCATTAAGGCAAGAGTTGGAGCGGCAGCGGCGGCTGCTGGGGTCTGTGCAGCAGGACCTGGAACGGAGCTTGAAGGAGGCAGGCCGAGGGGATCCAGCCCGGGCTGGCCTGGCTGAGTTGGGTCACAGGCTGGCCCAGAAGCTGCGGGGCCTGGAGGACTGGGGCCAGCACCCTGGGGTCCCTGCCAATGTCTCAGAGGCCTGGCATCAGAAGCCTCACTTCCAGAATTCCAGGGAGCCAAGTGGGAAGGAAAAGTGGTGGGATAGGCAAGGGGACTGGAAGACCGAGCACTGGAAACATAAGAAGGAGGCATCCGGCCGGGAGAAGAGCTGGCGGGGTGAGGAGGACAGGGAGCTGGCGGGGAGGCGGAAGGAGGGCAAGCCAAGGGTGGAGGAGTGGGCCAGCAAGAAGGATGGCAAGCAACAGCGCTCCAAGGAGCCCCCCAGGAAAAGTGGGCGCCCCCACCCCTCTGGAGAGAGGCAGAAACACCCTCGGTGGAAGGAAGGGGTTAAAGACAGGCATGACCCCCTGCCACTCTGGGCAGAGCTGTCCAGGCACAAGTACCAGGCACCCCAGGGCTGCTCAGGTGTGCACGAGTGTGCCCGGCAGGAGGGCCTGGCCTTCTTTGGCATAGAGCTAGCCCCCGTGCGGCAACAGGAGCTGGCCTCTCTGCTGAGGACGTACCTGGCGCGGCTGCCCTGGGCTGGGCCTCTGACTGAGGAGCTGCCCCTCTCTCCCGCTTACTTTGGCGAGGATGGCATCTTCCGCCACGACCGCCTCCGCTTCCGCGACTTTGTAGACGCCTTGGAGGACCAGCTGGAGGAGGTGGCGGTGAGACAAACAGGTGATGACGACGTGGTGGACGACTTTGAGGATTTCATCTTCAGCCACTTCTTTGGAGACAAAGCATTGAAGAAGAG GTCTGGGAAGAAGGACAAACATTTGCAGAACAGAGTTGTGGGGCCCAGGGAGGAGCACAGCCCCCACCGCCGGGGCTGA
- the PBXIP1 gene encoding pre-B-cell leukemia transcription factor-interacting protein 1 isoform X1 — protein MASCPDSDNSWVLAGSESLPVETLGPESGRDPESERAPRAPRSPSRAAAEESAGTLDGGETVSQSESSQSGPILSEEAEAKQGVLEGEDPGVEPPGPGDIEAQRDLEETPEVVGLKPDSQDLEDQSTSRSLPSSPKTAWIREEAHHSSSEEDTDVDVEGLRRRRGREPGTPQPVATLGVEDQVQGEGAGGQLGISLNMCLLGSLVLLGLGILLFGGLSESESGPLEEVDLQVLPDVESDTEMLEAVGDGQDGLQQLQTSELLDSVPSLQNMALLLDKLAKENQDIRLLQAQLQAQKEELQSLMRQPKGLEEENARLRGALQQGEASQRALESELQQLRAQLQGLEADCVQGADGLCFQWGRGPQAGQGTKEQGPMGQEPSPGFLEQKKQLEAEAQALRQELERQRRLLGSVQQDLERSLKEAGRGDPARAGLAELGHRLAQKLRGLEDWGQHPGVPANVSEAWHQKPHFQNSREPSGKEKWWDRQGDWKTEHWKHKKEASGREKSWRGEEDRELAGRRKEGKPRVEEWASKKDGKQQRSKEPPRKSGRPHPSGERQKHPRWKEGVKDRHDPLPLWAELSRHKYQAPQGCSGVHECARQEGLAFFGIELAPVRQQELASLLRTYLARLPWAGPLTEELPLSPAYFGEDGIFRHDRLRFRDFVDALEDQLEEVAVRQTGDDDVVDDFEDFIFSHFFGDKALKKRSGKKDKHLQNRVVGPREEHSPHRRG, from the exons ATGGCCTCCTGCCCAGACTCGGACAATAGCTGGGTGCTTGCCGGCTCAGAG AGTCTGCCTGTGGAGACCTTGGGCCCTGAATCTGGGAGGGACCCAGAATCCGAGAGAGCTCCCCGGGCCCCTCGGAGCCCCTCCAGGGCAGCTGCTGAGGAATCGGCTGGGACCTTGGATGGAGGAG AGACGGTGTCCCAGAGTGAGAGCTCCCAATCTGGGCCCATCCTGTCAGAGGAGGCTGAGGCCAAG CAGGGTGTCCTGGAAGGTGAGGACCCTGGAGTGGAGCCCCCGGGCCCAGGAGACATAGAGGCCCAGAGAGACTTGGAAGAGACCCCTGAGGTGGTAGGCCTGAAACCGGACTCACAGGACCTGGAGGATCAGAGCACCTCTCGCAGCCTGCCTTCATCCCCCAAAACAG cttGGATCAGGGAGGAGGCCCACCACTCCAGCAGCGAGGAAGACACCGATGTGGATGTGGAGGGTCTGCGGAGACGGCGGGGCCGAGAGCCCGGCACTCCTCAGCCCGTGGCCACCCTGGGTGTGGAGGACCAGGTCCAGGGCGAGGGTGCAGGCGGGCAGCTGGGCATCTCCCTcaacatgtgtctcctcggatcCCTGGTCCTGCTGGGCCTGGGGATCCTCCTCTTTG GTGGTCTCTCAGAGTCTGAAAGTG GGCCCCTGGAGGAAGTGGACCTGCAGGTCTTGCCAGATGTGGAGTCTGATACTGAGATGCTGGAGGCTGTGGGGGATGGGCAG gatggactgcagCAGCTACAGACCTCAGAGCTCCTGGACAGCGTCCCCAGCCTGCAGAACATGGCCCTTCTGCTGGATAAGCTGGCCAAGGAGAACCAGGACATCCGACTACTGCAGGCCCAGCTGCAG GCCCAGAAGGAAGAGCTTCAGAGCCTGATGCGTCAGCCCAAAGGGCTAGAAGAGGAGAATGCCCGGCTCCGAGGGGCCCTCCAGCAGGGTGAGGCCTCCCAGCGGGCCCTGGAGTCGGAGCTGCAGCAGCTGCGGGCCCAGCTTCAGGGACTGGAGGCTGACTGCGTCCAGGGTGCAGATGGGCTGTGTTTCCAGTGGGGCAGAGGCCCACAAGCTGGCCAGGGCACCAAGGAGCAAGGCCCCATGGGGCAGGAGCCAAGCCCTGGTTTCCTGGAGCAAAAGAAACAACTAGAGGCTGAGGCCCAGGCATTAAGGCAAGAGTTGGAGCGGCAGCGGCGGCTGCTGGGGTCTGTGCAGCAGGACCTGGAACGGAGCTTGAAGGAGGCAGGCCGAGGGGATCCAGCCCGGGCTGGCCTGGCTGAGTTGGGTCACAGGCTGGCCCAGAAGCTGCGGGGCCTGGAGGACTGGGGCCAGCACCCTGGGGTCCCTGCCAATGTCTCAGAGGCCTGGCATCAGAAGCCTCACTTCCAGAATTCCAGGGAGCCAAGTGGGAAGGAAAAGTGGTGGGATAGGCAAGGGGACTGGAAGACCGAGCACTGGAAACATAAGAAGGAGGCATCCGGCCGGGAGAAGAGCTGGCGGGGTGAGGAGGACAGGGAGCTGGCGGGGAGGCGGAAGGAGGGCAAGCCAAGGGTGGAGGAGTGGGCCAGCAAGAAGGATGGCAAGCAACAGCGCTCCAAGGAGCCCCCCAGGAAAAGTGGGCGCCCCCACCCCTCTGGAGAGAGGCAGAAACACCCTCGGTGGAAGGAAGGGGTTAAAGACAGGCATGACCCCCTGCCACTCTGGGCAGAGCTGTCCAGGCACAAGTACCAGGCACCCCAGGGCTGCTCAGGTGTGCACGAGTGTGCCCGGCAGGAGGGCCTGGCCTTCTTTGGCATAGAGCTAGCCCCCGTGCGGCAACAGGAGCTGGCCTCTCTGCTGAGGACGTACCTGGCGCGGCTGCCCTGGGCTGGGCCTCTGACTGAGGAGCTGCCCCTCTCTCCCGCTTACTTTGGCGAGGATGGCATCTTCCGCCACGACCGCCTCCGCTTCCGCGACTTTGTAGACGCCTTGGAGGACCAGCTGGAGGAGGTGGCGGTGAGACAAACAGGTGATGACGACGTGGTGGACGACTTTGAGGATTTCATCTTCAGCCACTTCTTTGGAGACAAAGCATTGAAGAAGAG GTCTGGGAAGAAGGACAAACATTTGCAGAACAGAGTTGTGGGGCCCAGGGAGGAGCACAGCCCCCACCGCCGGGGCTGA